In Elusimicrobiota bacterium, the following proteins share a genomic window:
- a CDS encoding GDSL-type esterase/lipase family protein encodes MERIRTIARTVLPLLLLAASTTRPAAQDLERYLCEDVRLPFFSAAPQPDGAASCRPVRPNAITVPFRDPKPAGVFRLFVVGESAASILYGGPGGDAFEREGRALLHPGERLEHVNAGMGAYDSSRIVSVAREALEHSPDALVVLSGHNEGRAILCGRAERLAARLREGLLRLRALVDDETALRRARRLRRHEDSLRAMIRAARARRVPVVLCTLPLDARLPPSPEELESAAEPERASASTNALIARVAREEGACLADLHAAFAASPCAAAFADGVHWFPRCNPLAAHVVLSALAACPVGAGTALSAGPAALAAARARALADAASKTSAREESGTVLLYALSALQVQAHLGTPGALSERVLALLSRAEALAPGPLREAARSEAGLRNAVRESFFVHTLQSDSAAIYPLYLRHLEALRKRR; translated from the coding sequence TTGGAGCGCATCCGGACGATCGCACGGACGGTCTTGCCCCTGCTCCTGCTCGCCGCCTCGACGACGCGCCCAGCCGCCCAGGACCTCGAGCGCTACCTCTGCGAGGACGTCCGCCTTCCCTTCTTCTCCGCCGCGCCCCAGCCGGACGGCGCAGCGTCCTGCCGGCCGGTCCGCCCCAACGCCATCACCGTTCCCTTCCGGGACCCCAAGCCCGCGGGCGTCTTCCGACTCTTCGTCGTCGGAGAGTCGGCCGCCTCGATCCTCTACGGCGGACCCGGCGGCGACGCGTTCGAGCGGGAGGGCCGCGCGCTCCTGCACCCCGGCGAGCGCCTCGAGCACGTCAACGCCGGGATGGGCGCCTATGACTCCTCCCGCATCGTGAGCGTGGCGCGGGAAGCGCTGGAGCACTCCCCCGACGCGCTCGTCGTCTTGAGCGGGCACAACGAGGGCCGCGCGATCCTCTGCGGGCGCGCCGAACGCCTCGCGGCGCGCCTGCGAGAGGGCCTCCTGCGCCTGCGCGCGCTCGTCGACGACGAGACCGCCCTGCGCCGCGCGCGCCGTCTGCGACGCCATGAGGACTCCCTGCGCGCGATGATCCGCGCCGCCCGCGCGCGGCGCGTTCCCGTCGTCCTCTGCACTCTCCCGCTCGACGCGCGCCTGCCCCCCTCCCCCGAGGAGCTCGAGTCGGCCGCGGAGCCGGAGCGGGCCTCCGCCTCGACGAACGCGCTCATCGCGCGCGTCGCACGAGAGGAGGGCGCCTGCCTCGCCGACCTCCACGCGGCCTTCGCCGCCTCGCCGTGCGCGGCGGCCTTCGCCGACGGCGTCCACTGGTTTCCGCGCTGCAATCCGCTGGCCGCCCACGTCGTGCTCTCCGCCCTCGCCGCCTGCCCCGTCGGAGCCGGCACCGCCCTCTCCGCCGGTCCCGCGGCCTTGGCCGCCGCGCGCGCGCGGGCCCTCGCCGACGCCGCGTCGAAGACGAGCGCGCGCGAGGAATCCGGGACGGTCCTGCTCTACGCCCTTTCCGCCCTCCAGGTCCAGGCGCACTTGGGAACGCCGGGGGCGCTCTCCGAGCGCGTCCTGGCCCTCCTCTCGCGCGCCGAAGCCCTCGCCCCCGGTCCGTTGCGGGAAGCCGCGCGCTCCGAAGCAGGCCTGCGGAACGCCGTCCGTGAGAGTTTCTTCGTGCACACGCTCCAGTCGGACTCCGCCGCGATCTATCCCCTGTACCTGCGCCACCTCGAGGCGCTGCGCAAGCGCAGGTAG